A window of bacterium contains these coding sequences:
- a CDS encoding PAS domain S-box protein produces MKKNNKRVLKSTIGTNNMTSNTMYLDQLWNMYSQSTIPTVISDSEGNIIRYNDAMYELTGYTYDEVADFESWMTKVYPDETYRKEVVEISSKARQHEIDLLRYRLVITRKDGQKRYTEFSSYDIVQKGKRTGEQIVQIVDITGRITAEKALQYRIDFEQLIVAIINDFITLKVDEIDSGIKKALEEIGKFTGVDRSYIFVFTDDMKKLSNTHEWCAEGIEPQIQRIQELPVERLPYFFEKMKRNEIFYVPCTDDLPVEAQAEKEELKEQSIKSLIDVPLIYSGILVGMLGFDAVLSERMWTQDEITLLKIAGGMFVNVLERKRTEKALRDSEEKFRQLFEMESDALFLIENVSGRILEVNNAGVSLYGYSKEELLGMRNVDLSDEADQTSKATRGHLTRIPVRYHRRKNGTVFPVEIAARHFIFQGREVHVAAIRDITERHAAQEELQRQEEFLKMVIDQLPVYIAVKDRKARVILANRMYTLIFGLSMEQMMGKTSDVLHADREAGKKIYRDDMTLIHKEKPFIEYEDQFLDKQGTYHSVNTLKIPLFDKNGDVEYILIVGSDMTSQKQAEHALRESERILSTLISNLPGIAYRCKNDEYWTMEFISERCKEITGYDSADLIGNRVLSYDDIIHPDDREMVRVFVMESLSENKPFRLNYRIITASGQEKWVWEQGEGVPSDDSELATIEGFIADITNQKAAQEALRESEERYRSLFETSLDPIMITSFDGTVLNANKAWFDIFGYQREEVIGHDIRETYVRQEDRKNFLFELEKKGYLNSYPLQFRKKDGSLIDFEVTTNVRRKEDGQIAYFQSVGRDVTERRRLEMQFLQAQKMEMVARLAGGIAHDFNNLLTAIIGYAEIIMLSVPPMDPIHFDVEEILKTSQRAANLTRQLLAFSRRQIIEPRIINLNKVLLEMNKMLRRIIGEDIELVILLPEDLWFIKVDPGQIEQVLTNLVVNARDAMPNGGKLTIETRNVMIDQLYADVHPDTRPGDYVLIAVSDTGIGMDQETMSHLFEPFFTTKEKGKGTGLGLSTCYGIVKQNLGNIWIYSELGHGTTVKIYLPRTAGEPVHISFERDMAELPEGSETVLVVEDETSVRRMVSRLLREHGYTVLEAINGEEALRVVDKAGGSGIHLLLTDVIMPRMGGKELAIKLSNIFPDIKVLYMSGYTDNSIVSHGVLDPGIDFLQKPFSPRAFLEKVRKVLDQKPDE; encoded by the coding sequence TTGAAAAAGAACAATAAAAGGGTATTGAAGAGCACCATCGGGACAAATAACATGACCTCGAATACCATGTATCTCGATCAGTTATGGAACATGTATTCTCAGAGTACCATACCGACCGTCATATCCGATAGTGAAGGAAACATTATCAGATACAACGATGCAATGTATGAACTGACCGGATATACCTATGATGAGGTTGCCGATTTTGAATCGTGGATGACGAAGGTCTATCCTGATGAAACATACAGGAAAGAAGTGGTGGAAATCAGCAGCAAGGCCAGGCAACATGAAATCGATCTTCTGAGATATCGATTGGTCATTACCAGAAAAGACGGGCAGAAGCGGTATACGGAATTTTCTTCATATGATATTGTACAAAAGGGAAAAAGAACCGGAGAACAGATTGTTCAGATTGTGGATATCACCGGGCGGATAACCGCTGAAAAAGCATTACAATACCGGATTGATTTCGAACAGCTTATTGTCGCTATTATAAATGACTTTATTACCCTGAAAGTCGATGAAATTGATTCGGGTATAAAAAAAGCCCTGGAAGAAATCGGGAAATTTACCGGAGTTGACCGCAGCTATATATTTGTATTTACTGATGATATGAAAAAATTGAGTAATACACATGAATGGTGTGCGGAGGGTATTGAGCCTCAAATACAAAGAATTCAGGAATTGCCGGTCGAACGGCTTCCCTATTTCTTTGAGAAAATGAAAAGAAACGAGATCTTTTATGTTCCCTGTACAGATGATCTTCCGGTCGAGGCGCAGGCTGAAAAAGAAGAGCTCAAAGAACAGAGTATAAAGTCGTTAATAGATGTGCCGCTTATTTACTCCGGCATTCTTGTCGGTATGCTCGGTTTTGATGCCGTGCTATCGGAACGCATGTGGACTCAGGATGAGATCACATTACTGAAAATTGCCGGCGGGATGTTTGTCAATGTTCTTGAACGGAAAAGAACGGAAAAGGCGCTCCGGGATAGTGAAGAAAAATTCCGTCAGCTCTTTGAGATGGAATCCGATGCGCTTTTTCTGATCGAAAATGTATCCGGCCGTATTCTTGAGGTCAACAATGCGGGAGTCTCGCTCTACGGATATTCCAAGGAAGAACTGCTCGGTATGCGAAATGTCGATCTTTCCGATGAAGCCGATCAAACGAGTAAAGCGACCCGGGGACATTTAACACGGATTCCGGTTCGTTATCATCGACGGAAGAACGGAACTGTTTTTCCGGTAGAGATCGCCGCTCGTCATTTTATTTTTCAGGGACGGGAAGTTCATGTCGCTGCGATACGTGATATTACTGAAAGACATGCGGCCCAGGAAGAATTACAACGGCAGGAAGAATTCCTCAAAATGGTGATCGACCAACTCCCCGTATATATCGCCGTAAAAGACAGAAAAGCCCGCGTTATTCTGGCCAACCGGATGTATACGTTAATATTCGGACTCAGTATGGAACAGATGATGGGGAAAACCTCCGATGTACTCCATGCTGACCGTGAAGCCGGCAAAAAAATATACCGTGATGATATGACGCTCATACACAAGGAGAAACCGTTCATAGAGTATGAAGATCAATTCCTGGATAAACAAGGTACATACCATTCTGTCAATACACTTAAAATTCCCTTGTTCGATAAAAACGGGGATGTTGAATATATCCTTATTGTCGGATCGGATATGACCAGCCAGAAACAGGCGGAACATGCTCTCCGGGAAAGCGAACGAATCCTTTCTACCCTCATAAGTAACCTGCCGGGCATCGCATACCGTTGTAAAAACGATGAATACTGGACCATGGAGTTCATCAGTGAAAGGTGTAAGGAAATTACAGGCTACGACAGTGCGGATCTGATAGGTAACCGGGTATTATCATATGATGATATCATTCATCCGGACGATCGCGAAATGGTTCGGGTATTCGTCATGGAATCGTTGTCAGAGAATAAGCCTTTCCGGTTGAATTATCGCATTATCACCGCTTCCGGACAGGAAAAGTGGGTATGGGAACAGGGTGAAGGAGTCCCTTCCGATGATAGTGAACTGGCCACAATCGAGGGATTCATTGCCGATATTACGAATCAGAAGGCAGCTCAGGAAGCTCTTCGTGAGAGTGAGGAACGGTATCGCTCTCTTTTTGAAACCTCCCTCGATCCGATTATGATCACTTCATTTGATGGAACGGTTCTCAATGCAAACAAGGCATGGTTCGATATTTTTGGATATCAGAGAGAAGAAGTAATCGGACACGATATTCGAGAAACATACGTCAGACAAGAAGACCGTAAAAACTTTTTATTTGAACTCGAAAAGAAGGGATATTTGAATAGTTACCCGCTCCAGTTTCGGAAAAAGGACGGTTCACTTATTGATTTTGAGGTTACTACTAATGTACGGCGGAAAGAAGACGGGCAGATTGCATATTTCCAGAGCGTAGGTCGTGACGTTACCGAGCGCAGACGGCTGGAGATGCAGTTTCTTCAGGCCCAGAAGATGGAGATGGTTGCGCGGCTTGCGGGCGGGATCGCACATGATTTCAACAACCTGCTGACGGCGATTATCGGATATGCGGAAATTATAATGCTTTCGGTACCCCCCATGGACCCGATACACTTCGATGTGGAAGAGATACTGAAAACATCTCAGCGCGCCGCCAATCTGACCCGTCAGCTCCTCGCTTTCTCGCGCCGTCAGATCATCGAGCCACGCATCATCAACTTGAATAAAGTGCTCCTGGAAATGAATAAGATGCTCCGCCGGATAATCGGAGAGGATATCGAGCTCGTGATTCTTCTGCCTGAGGACCTGTGGTTCATCAAGGTTGATCCCGGCCAGATCGAACAGGTTTTAACCAACCTTGTGGTAAATGCGCGTGACGCCATGCCGAACGGCGGCAAGCTTACCATTGAGACCAGGAATGTCATGATTGATCAGCTTTATGCCGATGTTCATCCTGATACCAGGCCGGGGGACTATGTCTTGATTGCGGTGAGCGATACCGGTATCGGAATGGATCAGGAAACAATGTCCCATCTTTTCGAGCCGTTTTTTACCACAAAAGAGAAAGGTAAAGGAACCGGACTGGGTCTTTCGACATGTTACGGCATCGTTAAACAGAATTTAGGAAACATCTGGATATACAGTGAGCTCGGACATGGAACGACGGTAAAAATTTACCTTCCCCGGACTGCCGGCGAACCTGTTCATATATCATTTGAACGTGATATGGCAGAACTGCCGGAAGGCAGTGAAACAGTACTCGTCGTTGAAGATGAAACAAGTGTCCGCAGAATGGTTTCCCGTCTGCTCCGTGAACATGGATATACTGTTCTGGAGGCGATCAACGGCGAGGAGGCTCTACGGGTTGTCGATAAAGCAGGCGGATCGGGCATTCATCTTCTTCTGACCGATGTGATCATGCCGCGTATGGGCGGGAAAGAGCTTGCCATAAAATTGAGTAATATTTTTCCTGATATAAAAGTTCTGTATATGTCCGGTTATACCGATAATTCCATTGTTTCCCATGGTGTTCTTGATCCGGGTATTGACTTCCTTCAGAAACCTTTTTCACCGAGGGCTTTTCTCGAAAAAGTACGGAAGGTGCTCGACCAGAAGCCTGATGAGTGA
- a CDS encoding methyltransferase, which yields MTSRERVRAALNHHQPDRVPVDFGATFETGITVSVVSQLRKVLGLAGPGDRVKVVESYQMLGEIDDDLKRALAVDCTGIFNIMSVFGFENKDWKPWTTFDGTDVLVPALFNTEPDGHGNILMYPQGDRSVPPSGIMPQGGFYFDSINRQKPIDDSRLNVEDNLEEFGPFTDRLLDHLRQRSEWLYANTDYAIVYSFSGTSFNDIGNVPAPELKDPLGIRDVEEWYVSTVTRRDYVREVFERQCEIGLANLARVRDAVGDRIDVIKITGADFGMQRGPLISPDFYREMLKPFHSRLCGWIHRHTSWKTFMHTCGGIRPLLDDIIDAGFDVISPVQCSAEGMEPRKLKEDFGDRIVFWGGGVDTQTTLPFGTPDDVYNEVSERIKIFNKGGGYVFNAIHNIQTNTPVGNIIAMTRAIADSFQNESCT from the coding sequence ATGACATCACGTGAACGGGTGCGGGCGGCTCTCAATCACCATCAGCCCGACAGAGTGCCGGTCGATTTCGGCGCAACATTTGAAACCGGGATAACGGTGAGCGTTGTCTCACAGCTCAGAAAAGTGCTCGGGCTTGCCGGTCCCGGCGACCGTGTGAAAGTAGTCGAATCTTACCAGATGCTCGGTGAGATCGATGACGACCTTAAACGGGCGCTCGCTGTCGACTGTACCGGTATCTTCAATATCATGAGCGTTTTCGGCTTCGAGAACAAGGACTGGAAACCGTGGACGACATTCGACGGCACCGATGTCCTCGTTCCGGCGCTGTTCAACACCGAGCCGGACGGGCACGGGAATATCCTCATGTATCCGCAGGGCGACCGTTCCGTTCCGCCGAGCGGGATCATGCCCCAGGGTGGCTTCTACTTTGACTCGATCAACCGTCAGAAGCCCATCGACGATTCCCGCTTGAATGTCGAGGATAACCTCGAGGAGTTCGGCCCGTTCACGGACAGGCTCCTCGATCATCTCAGGCAACGCTCTGAATGGCTCTATGCAAATACCGATTACGCAATCGTGTACAGCTTTTCCGGCACATCGTTCAACGACATCGGCAATGTTCCCGCTCCCGAGCTGAAAGACCCGCTGGGAATCCGTGATGTCGAGGAATGGTATGTATCGACGGTAACGAGACGCGATTATGTCCGCGAGGTGTTCGAACGTCAGTGCGAAATCGGGCTCGCCAACCTCGCCCGCGTGAGGGATGCGGTCGGCGACCGTATAGACGTGATCAAGATAACCGGGGCCGATTTCGGGATGCAGCGCGGCCCGCTCATCTCGCCGGATTTCTATCGCGAGATGCTCAAGCCGTTCCATTCACGGCTCTGCGGCTGGATTCACCGTCATACGTCGTGGAAAACGTTCATGCATACCTGCGGCGGCATCAGGCCGCTCCTCGATGATATTATCGATGCGGGTTTCGATGTCATCAGCCCCGTACAGTGTTCAGCCGAGGGTATGGAGCCGAGGAAGCTCAAAGAGGATTTCGGCGACCGTATCGTGTTCTGGGGTGGTGGCGTGGATACCCAGACAACACTTCCCTTTGGTACTCCGGACGATGTATATAACGAGGTCAGTGAGCGGATAAAGATATTCAACAAAGGCGGCGGATATGTGTTCAATGCCATTCATAATATTCAGACAAACACTCCTGTCGGGAATATTATTGCAATGACCCGGGCAATCGCGGATTCGTTTCAGAATGAGTCGTGCACATGA
- a CDS encoding MFS transporter: MNDKKQIFGWAMYDWANSAYVTTVAVAVLPIFFSGVVVGEGGYEFLGVRYDSQSLWGFMMSFSALWVFIFAPVLGAISDFSASKKKFLMVFCYMGSLFSILLFFCGSGDVVRTMIFFMIAQIGFVGGNVFYDAFLPQIASEDTIDRVSGKGFAYGYVGGGLQFALSLALIAGHDRIGISESLAARIAIATAGLWWAGFSIITFIRLKEMEAVERFPETYRSLPPVLAYAKIGLSRTVATAKKVRKFKHLLLFLIAFMIYNDGIQTVISMSTIYGTSELKLPSWVLMATLLIIQFIAFFGALIFSRLAEKTTAKKALMLTLLIWAFVVVYAYFITSAKEFFILGILVGLTMGGSQSLSRSLYGSMIPKQASAEFYGFYSVFSKFSSIWGPAVFAVINIMSGSSRNAIISLVVFFALGIIILSFVDVEKAREAKTSALFT; the protein is encoded by the coding sequence GTGAACGATAAAAAACAGATTTTCGGATGGGCTATGTACGACTGGGCGAATTCCGCCTATGTGACGACGGTGGCCGTTGCGGTGCTCCCCATATTTTTCTCCGGTGTGGTCGTAGGGGAGGGAGGATACGAATTTTTAGGAGTGCGGTATGATTCCCAGTCGCTGTGGGGCTTCATGATGAGCTTTTCGGCGCTCTGGGTTTTTATCTTCGCACCGGTTCTCGGGGCTATCTCCGATTTCTCCGCATCGAAAAAGAAATTCCTCATGGTGTTCTGCTATATGGGAAGCCTCTTTTCCATACTCCTGTTTTTCTGCGGTTCGGGCGATGTTGTCAGAACGATGATTTTTTTCATGATCGCCCAGATCGGATTTGTTGGCGGAAACGTGTTTTACGATGCCTTTCTTCCGCAAATCGCTTCCGAGGACACGATAGACCGGGTTTCTGGGAAAGGATTCGCCTACGGTTATGTCGGTGGAGGGCTGCAGTTTGCCCTTTCGCTCGCTCTTATCGCCGGGCATGACAGGATTGGTATCAGCGAGTCGCTCGCTGCCCGTATCGCAATCGCCACGGCTGGTTTGTGGTGGGCAGGCTTTTCGATTATCACATTTATCAGGCTGAAGGAAATGGAGGCCGTTGAACGGTTTCCCGAAACATACCGTTCGCTGCCTCCGGTTCTGGCTTATGCGAAAATAGGCTTGTCCCGCACGGTTGCGACGGCAAAAAAAGTCCGGAAATTCAAGCATCTTCTCCTTTTTCTCATCGCCTTCATGATATATAACGACGGTATCCAGACGGTGATCAGCATGTCTACCATTTATGGCACGAGCGAGCTGAAACTTCCCTCGTGGGTGCTCATGGCTACTCTTCTCATTATCCAGTTCATCGCATTTTTCGGCGCCCTCATTTTCAGCAGGCTCGCGGAAAAAACAACGGCAAAAAAGGCGCTCATGCTCACCCTTCTCATATGGGCCTTTGTCGTTGTATATGCATATTTTATTACGAGCGCAAAGGAATTCTTCATACTCGGAATTCTTGTCGGGCTTACGATGGGCGGCTCCCAGTCGCTGAGCCGATCATTATATGGCTCGATGATACCGAAACAGGCATCTGCCGAGTTTTATGGCTTTTATTCGGTTTTCAGCAAGTTTTCCTCGATCTGGGGGCCTGCGGTGTTTGCGGTGATCAATATCATGAGTGGGTCTTCCCGCAACGCTATTATTTCTCTCGTGGTTTTTTTCGCCCTGGGCATTATCATACTCTCCTTTGTCGATGTGGAAAAAGCCAGGGAGGCAAAAACGTCCGCGTTGTTCACATAA
- a CDS encoding ribonuclease HII gives MPTFPDKRLLFRMSISRIRALLEETTPDDTVIDALSSDKRAGVRALARKIENERSRKNNLRAKHERLLAIERSLMAEGKKLIAGVDEAGRGPLAGPVVAGAVILPDGVCLLGLDDSKKMTAKHREEMFERITSQAVAWGIGMAENDEIDEIGILEATMKAMRIAVENLHVRPDIVIVDGNRAPGLPCEERAVVDGDALSLSVAAASVIAKVSRDRIMADMDGMFPGYGFARHKGYGCSSHIEAIRRLGPCDIHRFSFGIVPESAPPGTVFAILKKRLLKAMTGASFDRAAQGIARIRDHIPESELEILRKVYCDRRAKLKKTTRNTGAHGEKTGCEFLMHKGYAILDRNWRADGCGYEIDIVARHDETVVFCEVKTANTAVFGEPVSWVTPEKTRHIARAASEYIVTHNLGGCPYRFDVIGLQMKGELSEIVHIENAFNAPENL, from the coding sequence ATGCCCACCTTTCCTGACAAACGTCTCCTTTTCCGGATGAGCATTTCCCGGATACGGGCGCTCCTTGAAGAAACCACGCCGGACGATACGGTCATCGATGCCCTTTCATCCGACAAAAGAGCCGGTGTCCGCGCCCTTGCACGGAAAATCGAAAACGAGCGTAGCCGTAAGAACAACCTGCGGGCGAAGCATGAGCGCCTTCTCGCCATCGAGCGAAGCCTCATGGCAGAGGGTAAAAAGCTCATTGCCGGTGTTGACGAGGCTGGACGGGGGCCGCTTGCGGGGCCGGTTGTTGCCGGAGCGGTCATTCTCCCGGATGGGGTGTGCCTGCTCGGTCTCGACGACTCGAAGAAGATGACGGCGAAACATCGAGAGGAGATGTTCGAACGCATTACTTCCCAGGCAGTCGCGTGGGGTATCGGGATGGCGGAGAACGACGAGATCGACGAAATCGGCATACTCGAAGCGACCATGAAGGCCATGCGCATTGCGGTGGAAAACCTCCATGTCAGGCCGGATATCGTGATCGTGGACGGGAACAGGGCTCCGGGCCTGCCGTGCGAGGAGCGCGCTGTGGTGGACGGCGATGCGCTGTCGCTGTCCGTTGCGGCGGCGTCGGTGATCGCCAAGGTGAGCAGGGATCGTATCATGGCCGATATGGATGGCATGTTCCCCGGGTACGGTTTCGCCCGTCACAAAGGGTACGGATGCAGCAGCCATATCGAGGCGATACGGCGTCTCGGGCCATGCGACATCCACCGTTTTTCGTTCGGGATCGTGCCGGAATCCGCGCCGCCGGGTACTGTTTTTGCGATTCTGAAAAAAAGGCTGCTCAAGGCCATGACAGGCGCATCGTTCGACCGCGCGGCGCAGGGTATCGCCCGTATTCGTGATCATATTCCGGAAAGCGAGCTCGAAATACTCCGGAAAGTATACTGCGACCGACGGGCAAAACTGAAAAAGACAACACGCAATACCGGCGCCCACGGTGAAAAGACCGGCTGCGAGTTTCTCATGCACAAAGGATATGCGATTCTCGACCGTAACTGGCGCGCCGATGGGTGCGGGTATGAAATCGACATTGTCGCCCGGCATGACGAGACCGTTGTGTTCTGTGAAGTGAAAACGGCGAATACGGCGGTGTTCGGCGAACCCGTCTCATGGGTAACCCCGGAAAAAACCAGGCATATTGCCCGCGCCGCGAGCGAATATATCGTGACCCACAATCTCGGCGGATGTCCCTACCGGTTCGATGTTATCGGCCTTCAGATGAAAGGGGAACTCAGTGAGATCGTCCATATCGAAAACGCGTTTAACGCCCCGGAGAACCTGTGA
- a CDS encoding amidohydrolase — MTRQLSPFFRLPRFTCPGRVLIVLSAACMLLSSFPVYAAPKPGKVKLEKDVDEIARMIEARVIAWRRDIHEHPELGNREFRTSKLVADHLQSLGLEVRTNVAHTGVVGVLRGGKPGPVVALRADMDALPVTEETGLPFASKVRTTYNGQEVGVMHACGHDCHTAMLMGVAEVLTEIRDQLPGTVKFIFQPAEEGSPSGEDGGASLMIREGALENPKPDVIFGLHVNGSGKTGTISYRPGGTMASVNGLSVIVRGSQTHAAYPWNGVDPVVTAAQIILGLQTITSRQIDLTCAPAVVTVATIHGGIRSNIIPGEVTMTGTIRTLDPDMKKKIHDRIRRTAENIALSAGATAEVSITGDLPVTYNNPELAERMRPSVERVVGKGNLENAAAHTGGEDFAYYAEQVPGLFIFLGTRPPDLAPEIIITGHSPTFFVDEDALIYGVRAMASMTVDYLAGDK, encoded by the coding sequence ATGACCCGACAGCTTTCGCCGTTTTTTCGCCTTCCTCGATTCACCTGCCCCGGACGGGTATTGATAGTATTATCGGCCGCCTGTATGCTTCTTTCATCTTTCCCGGTATACGCCGCGCCGAAACCGGGAAAGGTAAAGCTCGAAAAGGATGTCGATGAGATTGCCCGGATGATCGAAGCCCGTGTCATTGCCTGGAGACGTGATATTCACGAGCATCCCGAGCTCGGTAACCGTGAGTTCCGGACTTCCAAGCTCGTCGCCGACCACCTTCAGAGTCTCGGTCTGGAAGTGAGGACAAATGTGGCCCATACGGGTGTTGTCGGTGTGCTCAGGGGCGGGAAACCGGGGCCGGTTGTCGCCTTACGTGCTGACATGGACGCGCTTCCGGTTACCGAGGAGACGGGGCTTCCGTTTGCTTCGAAGGTGCGAACCACGTACAACGGCCAGGAGGTCGGCGTCATGCATGCCTGCGGACATGACTGCCATACCGCGATGCTCATGGGTGTGGCGGAAGTGCTCACGGAGATCAGGGACCAGCTCCCCGGTACGGTGAAGTTCATTTTCCAGCCCGCAGAAGAGGGTTCTCCTTCCGGAGAAGATGGCGGAGCTTCGCTCATGATCCGTGAGGGAGCGCTCGAAAATCCGAAGCCTGATGTGATTTTCGGCCTCCACGTGAACGGCAGCGGGAAAACAGGCACCATTTCGTACCGTCCCGGCGGAACGATGGCGAGCGTGAACGGTCTCTCTGTAATTGTACGGGGAAGCCAGACCCATGCCGCGTATCCCTGGAATGGGGTCGATCCCGTGGTAACCGCCGCCCAGATTATCCTCGGGCTCCAGACCATAACGAGCCGTCAGATCGACCTGACCTGTGCCCCTGCTGTTGTTACGGTTGCCACGATACATGGCGGCATCCGGAGCAACATCATTCCCGGTGAGGTGACCATGACCGGGACGATCCGCACACTCGATCCCGACATGAAAAAGAAAATCCACGACCGTATCCGCCGCACGGCTGAAAATATTGCCCTGAGCGCCGGTGCGACTGCCGAGGTATCCATCACCGGCGACCTCCCGGTCACATATAACAACCCGGAGCTGGCGGAACGTATGCGCCCCTCGGTCGAGCGTGTGGTCGGGAAAGGGAACCTCGAAAACGCGGCGGCGCACACCGGCGGTGAGGATTTTGCCTATTACGCCGAGCAGGTTCCGGGGCTGTTCATATTTCTCGGCACCCGTCCGCCCGATCTTGCACCGGAGATCATAATCACGGGGCATTCGCCGACGTTTTTTGTCGATGAGGACGCCCTCATTTACGGTGTCAGGGCAATGGCAAGCATGACGGTGGATTATCTGGCGGGAGATAAATAG
- a CDS encoding radical SAM protein — protein MNILLINPWITDFSAYDFWIRPLGLLYAGSFLKERGHDVRLVDCMDRFQDVHGHDIQGQRRKYGTGKFRREVIGKPACLGHVPRYFCRYGIPVEQFRALVSGGPRPDVVLVTCVMTYWYHGAFEAISVIHDLFPGVPVLLGGIYASLCTNHARAKSGADAVIVESRPSSIIEAVESTGGKRGDGPVVPDTFDEWPEPLWGLYGSLPAAVTMTAHGCPMRCTVCASHILFDGFERRRPSHAVSEIHALAERGARDIAFCDDALLIDAQRYAMPMFEELASDRSPARLHTPNGLHVREITPQLAGLMKKAGVTTVRLSLETASCERAGDFSGKVTRDEFSGAVDALFNAGYSAREVGSYMLAGLPGQTVEEVLDTAEFILRSGITVKPALFSPVPGTVEFHRAVKAGMIREDSDPVLHNNTLRAVDFWSEGERGYSEFRELITLANKQLENGMKAFDDRFVSDGFEKLRKQCM, from the coding sequence ATGAACATCCTCCTCATCAATCCCTGGATCACCGATTTTTCGGCCTACGATTTCTGGATCAGGCCGCTCGGGCTGCTCTATGCCGGCTCGTTTCTCAAGGAGCGCGGGCACGATGTCCGTCTTGTCGACTGCATGGATCGTTTTCAGGATGTCCATGGCCATGATATTCAGGGTCAGCGGCGGAAATACGGAACCGGCAAGTTCCGCCGTGAGGTCATCGGGAAACCGGCCTGTCTCGGTCATGTGCCGCGTTACTTCTGCCGGTATGGCATCCCCGTGGAGCAGTTTCGGGCGCTTGTATCCGGTGGGCCGCGGCCCGATGTCGTGCTTGTCACCTGCGTGATGACCTACTGGTATCACGGCGCTTTCGAGGCAATATCGGTTATCCATGACCTGTTTCCGGGCGTTCCCGTTCTCCTCGGCGGCATCTATGCATCGCTCTGCACTAATCATGCCCGGGCGAAGAGCGGCGCCGATGCGGTTATCGTCGAATCCCGGCCGTCCAGTATTATCGAAGCTGTCGAGTCGACAGGCGGGAAAAGGGGTGACGGGCCGGTTGTTCCCGATACATTTGACGAATGGCCCGAACCGCTCTGGGGCCTGTACGGCAGCCTTCCTGCCGCGGTGACCATGACCGCCCACGGATGTCCCATGCGGTGTACGGTGTGCGCATCGCATATTCTCTTCGATGGCTTCGAGCGGCGGCGTCCTTCGCATGCTGTGTCCGAAATCCATGCCCTTGCAGAGCGGGGCGCCCGTGATATCGCGTTCTGCGACGATGCCCTCCTGATCGATGCGCAGCGGTATGCCATGCCGATGTTCGAGGAGCTGGCGTCTGACAGATCGCCTGCCCGTCTCCATACACCCAACGGGCTTCATGTCCGCGAAATTACCCCGCAACTGGCAGGTCTCATGAAAAAGGCGGGAGTGACCACTGTCCGGCTGAGCCTCGAGACGGCATCGTGCGAGCGTGCCGGTGATTTTTCGGGAAAAGTCACCAGGGATGAGTTTTCCGGGGCAGTGGATGCTCTTTTCAACGCCGGGTATTCCGCCCGGGAAGTGGGTTCGTACATGCTGGCAGGGCTGCCCGGACAGACGGTGGAGGAGGTGCTCGATACCGCCGAGTTCATTCTCAGGTCGGGGATTACGGTCAAGCCGGCGCTGTTCAGCCCCGTTCCCGGCACGGTGGAATTTCATCGGGCGGTTAAAGCCGGCATGATACGGGAGGACAGCGATCCGGTTCTCCACAACAATACGCTGCGGGCGGTCGATTTCTGGAGCGAAGGCGAAAGAGGATATTCCGAATTCAGAGAGCTGATTACTCTCGCGAATAAACAGCTTGAAAACGGGATGAAAGCATTCGATGACAGGTTTGTGTCGGATGGTTTTGAAAAGCTGCGGAAACAATGCATGTGA